Below is a window of Chloroflexota bacterium DNA.
ACGTCCAGCCCCGACGCCATCCGCGACCGCCGATCACTCCAATCGTCACTCCCGCGAAAGCGGGAGCCCATGGGCAACGCCTTTGGATACGGGCGCATTGCAATGCGCCCCCTACATGGGCATGACAGGCAGGTCGCCCGGCGAAAAGTTCTGCCCTCTCCGCATCGGGGCGCACACGCAGGTGCGCCCCTACGTGATCCTGAACATGATTGGATACGCCCCAGGGCACCGCGCTAATCCGCGGCCGGCGTGCAAGTCAACCCTAGCCGCGCCATCGCTTCCGCCAGGTCCCGTTCCGCCGCGCCCAGCACGCTGTCAACCACCCCTCCATCCGGACCGGTTGTGGAAAGCGAAACGCGAATGGCGATCTCCGGGCCAAAACGCCGCGCGCGCGACTTGATATAGACGCGTGGGTGACGATCGACGACGCCCTGCAACTCCGACGCCATCAGCGACTCGTCCTGGCAGTTCACGATGACGGTATGCATCGCATAGGTTGCCGAGCCGAACAGCCGGTTCAGCAGCGGCGCCATCGACTCGGTGAAGATGCCTTTCAGTTCGGCGGGCACACCGGGCAGGCAAACCACGGTTGAGCTCCCGACCTCGAGCATCGCCGCAGGCGCGCCGCCGACCGGATTGTAGATCGGTTCCGCCCCTTCCGGGAAGAGCGCCATCTTGCGGCGCGCATCGTTCATCGCGCCGGATGGAAGCCAGCCCCGTGCCGCCAGTTCCGCATAACGCTTCGTCAGCATGGACAGCGCCTCGGCATGCTCCACGAGCGGGCGCCCCAGCGCGGCGGCGACCGCGGCCAGCGTCAAATCATCGCCAGTCGGCCCCAGTCCGCCCGACAATAGAATCAGCCGGCTGCCGGCATCAATGCCGGCGTGCAGCGCACCGGCAATCGCCGGGAACTCGTCGCGCACGATCACGCAGCGGCGCACGAACCCGCCCAGCCCGGTCAACTGACCAATCAGCCAGTACGTGTTCGTATCCTGCGCATCGCCGATCAGCAACTCGTTCCCGACGGCGATGATCTCGCAGGAAACCGCAGCGTGCGTCATGGCCTGGCTCCGTCCGGTGCCGTGCGAAGCGCGGGATGCAAAACCGTGGCCGCCAGCCGATTGCGGACCTCGGCCGGCGTCAGCGGGCCGTCCTCGGTGAATACTTTGGTCACCAGATCGAGCGGGGTCATGTCGAAGTAGATGTTGTACCCGGACAGGTTGGGTTCCGGCGGCACGATTTCAGCCGGGTCTTTTTCCTCGATCGCAATGGCGGCGCCCGCCGGCAGAAACTTCTCTGTTCCGGCAAAGCAGTAGAACGGCACGCCGAACTGGCGCGCCGCGAGCGCCATACCGAGCGTGCCGACTTTGTTCATGATGCCCTGTGGCGTAACCGCATCGGCGCCGACCAGCACCGTGTAGAAGCCCTCGACGAAAACGGCCGCCGCCGCATCGGCGATCACCTCGACGGCGATGCCTTCGGCAGCCAGCCGGCGCGCCATCTGCACGCCGTCATACTGCGGGCGTGCCTCGGTGCAGACGACGCCAAAGCGCTTGCCTGCGCCATGCGCCCGCAAAAGCGCGGCGACGACGGTGCTCGAATGGGAGTGCGCCAGCAGGAGCGCGCCGCTGTGGATATACGGCAGCGCCTCATTGGCGATGCGCCGCGCGTGGTGCGCCAGAAAAGCCATATAGCGCAGGGCCGCATCGGCGGCGCGCTGCGGCACGGTAGCCGTCACGCCAGCGCCGTCAACCGCAAGCAGCACATCGTTGCACAGGTTGAGCAGCGACGCCATGCCCGGCTGGGCCGCCACCAGTGCGCGGCACAGCGCGACGAGCGCCGATCCAAACGTCTCATCGTCGCCGGTCCACTCGTCGGCCATCCGCATGATGACCATCGCGGCGCGATCAGCCAACTCGACCGCGCCGGCCTGCCGGTCGGCCGCGATGCCCGCGATGGCCGCTTCGATCTCCCCGGCAAGCATCGCGCCGATCAGCCGCGCCCGACGTATGGCTGCACGGTCGGCAACAGCGTCATTTCGAGCACATTGAGGTGAGGCGGTTGCGCCGCCATGAACACCACCGCCGCCGCAACCTCGTCGATCGACATCATCGGCTCGCGATTGAAGTCGCTGTCGGGCGTGGAGCGCGCTTCGGTGCGGATATT
It encodes the following:
- a CDS encoding competence/damage-inducible protein A encodes the protein MTHAAVSCEIIAVGNELLIGDAQDTNTYWLIGQLTGLGGFVRRCVIVRDEFPAIAGALHAGIDAGSRLILLSGGLGPTGDDLTLAAVAAALGRPLVEHAEALSMLTKRYAELAARGWLPSGAMNDARRKMALFPEGAEPIYNPVGGAPAAMLEVGSSTVVCLPGVPAELKGIFTESMAPLLNRLFGSATYAMHTVIVNCQDESLMASELQGVVDRHPRVYIKSRARRFGPEIAIRVSLSTTGPDGGVVDSVLGAAERDLAEAMARLGLTCTPAAD